The DNA sequence ACAAACGTATCATCGTATGGCGTTAGTTGGTAACTCCTCACATACTATTCATCCTATAGCTGGTCAGGGATTTAATTTGGGGCTTCGTGATGTGGCAGATATGGCGAGCTTAATCGCTGAGCAGCTAAATGCCGATATGCTTAATAGCGATGATGTTGGCAGTTTCGCTTTGCTACAGAAATACCAGCAATTACGCAGCAAAGATCAACAAGAGGTGATTTGGTTAACAGACTCTCTGGTTAGATTGTTTGCTAATGATTTACCGCCATTGGTAGTTGGCCGCAATATCGGCTTGCAAATGCTTGGCGCATTATCGCCATTTAAAAATGCCTTAGTAAAGAAAACTATGGGTTATTAAAATCAGGGCTATTAATAGCAATCTCATCGGTGTCATTAATAAAGTGAAAGAGTTTAAAAATGCAAAAGTTTGATGTCTTAATTGTTGGTGGTGGCATGGTCGGCTTAACCTTAGCTTTATCATTGCGTAAAACGAACAAGCTAACCGTTGCCATAGTCGATACCTTACCTGTAACAGATTTGCCTGAGCAGCCAGAGATCAGAGTTAGCGCCATTAACCTAGCCAGTAAAGCGATTTTTGAAAACCTAGGCGTATGGTCTGCGATTGAAGCGAGTCGCTTGCAAGGCTATCAGCATATGCATGTTTGGGATAAAGCTGGTGTTGGTAAGTTAGATTTCTCTCACCAAGATGTTGATAGTTTTCCAACAGATAAAGCCCAAGGCCAGCAACTTGGTTGGATTATTGAAAATAGTGTTATTCGTAATGCTTTATGGCAGCAAGCACAACAAGATGAAGGCATTAGCTTTTTCACTGAAAGTAAATTAGCTAATTTAGCGGTAGGTGATAGTGAAGTTTTTGCTAGCTTTGAGAATAACAGCCAACCGATTATGGCTAAGCTGGTTGTTGGCGCAGATGGCGCAAACTCTTGGGTGAGAAAGCAAATGGATATGGCTATGGTGTTTCAAGATTATGATCATCACGCCATTGTTGCTACGGTCAAGTGTCCTCAAGGGCATCAAAATACCGCATGGCAAGTGTTTTTACCAACAGGGCCATTAGCCTTTCTTCCTTTAGCAAGTAAACATGACGGTGAAGACTTATGCTCGATTGTTTACTCCACAGCGCCCTATGATGCCAAGCGCTTACTTGAACTAGATGCTGATGATTTTGCTAAAGAGCTGACCGCAGCAAGCGATGGTAAATTAGGGGCAATCTCATTAATGAGCGAGCGTGCAGCTTATCCATTAACCATGCGTTTAGCACAAGATTTTGTTAAAGAGCGTGTTATTTTAGTTGGCGATGCCGCTCATACCATTCATCCATTAGCTGGGCAAGGGGTGAATTTAGGTTTGCTTGATGCCGCTGCTTTAGCGCAAACACTGCAACCTGAATTAGTAGATGCAGTAGCAGAGTCAGATAGCTTATATGATGTGAAAGCACTCAAAGCCTTTGCCCGTTGGCGAAAAGCAGAGGCGAGTGAAATGATCACGGCGATGGCAGCGATTAAGCAGGCTTTTACCCCTCAACAAGAGGGCTTTAAAGTACTTCGAGGCTTAGGCATGAATATTATTAACCAGCTACCGTTTGCTAAGAAGCACCTTATTGCTCAAGCGCTGGGCTTAAAAGATGGTTTGCCAAGCCTTGCTTACAGTAAAAAATAGCTGACCATGTAGTCAGTTTAATTGTTTGTTAACGCATAAAAATTCATTAAATTCGCTAAATAATAAAGCGCAGTGAAATCTCATTTTTTGATGGCACTGCGCTTTATTTGATCTTGTCGCGTAAAAAAATACTGTTAACAGTGAAAAATTTTAAAAAACAGGATTTAAAAAAATAAAATTCTGTTATTTGATATAAGTCAGTTTTATATTTTTTAATTATGGCTTTTTCTGTTGAATGAACAACTGGCGGCAGATATAATTAGGCCACTTTGTCAATTACAGTTGTTGATTGTTTTTATCGCATCTACCTTTATTGATTAGCGAAACAATTAATGCATCACAAAATTAGGTGAAACACATGACTAATAAAACCGTACTACATGCAAAACACTTAGAAGCTGGCGCCAAAATGGTTGATTTTTACGGCTGGGATATGCCAATTAACTATGGCTCACAAATTGAAGAGCACCATGCGGTACGTACCGATGCTGGTATGTTCGACGTTTCACATATGACTATTGTTGATGTGCAAGGTAGCGATGCCAAAGCATTTTTACGTCGTTTAGTGATCAACGATGTAGAAAAGTTAGCCACACCAGGTAAAGCACTTTACACAGGTATGTGTAATGAAGAAGGTGGTGTAATTGACGATCTGATCATTTATTTCTTCACTGAAACTGACTACCGCTTAGTGGTTAACTCAGCAACGCGTGAAAAAGATTTAGCTTGGATGTCTAAGCAGTCTGAAGGTTTTGATATCACTATTACTGAGCGTCCTGAGTTTGGTATGTTAGCGGTGCAAGGCCCACAAGCAAAAGCTAAGGTTGCCACCTTATTAACGGATGCAGAAAAAGAAGCGGTAGCAGATATGAAGCCATTCTACGGTGTACAAGTTGGCGACTTATTTATCGCAACAACAGGTTACACAGGTGAAGACGGTTACGAAATTATCGTACCAGATAGCGCAGCAGAAGATTTCTGGCAAAAATTGTTAGACGCAGGTGTACGCCCTTGTGGTTTAGGTGCTCGTGATACTTTACGTTTAGAAGCGGGTATGAACCTTTACGGTTTAGATATGGATGAAAGCGTATCACCACTTGCTGCGAACATGGCTTGGACTATTAGCTGGGAGCCAGAAGAACGTAATTTTATTGGTCGTGAAGTATTAGCTGCACAACGTGCTGCTGGCGATCAACCTAAGCTGGTTGGTTTAGTACTTGAAGAGAAAGGCGTATTACGTTCACACCAACGTGTGGTAACAGAATTTGGTGATGGTGAAATCACCTCAGGTACTTTCTCGCCAACATTAGAACACAGTGTTGCTTTAGCTCGTGTACCACGTAGCGTAAAAGTGGGTGACACAGTAGAAGTAGAAATGCGTAAGAAATTAGTTAAGGTTACGGTAACTAAACCTAGCTTTGTTCGTAACGGTAAAAAAGTATTTTAATTTTTTCACCATTACTTGATTTGTATTACATTTTTGTCATATACCTTTGACGAAAAGCAAGTATATACTATGGTTAGTTTTTGACCTTTAAATGAATTTAATATAATTAAAAATAGGAACATAAAAATGAGCAACATTCCTTCTGAATTAAAATATGCTACATCACACGAG is a window from the Litorilituus sediminis genome containing:
- a CDS encoding FAD-dependent monooxygenase, which translates into the protein MQKFDVLIVGGGMVGLTLALSLRKTNKLTVAIVDTLPVTDLPEQPEIRVSAINLASKAIFENLGVWSAIEASRLQGYQHMHVWDKAGVGKLDFSHQDVDSFPTDKAQGQQLGWIIENSVIRNALWQQAQQDEGISFFTESKLANLAVGDSEVFASFENNSQPIMAKLVVGADGANSWVRKQMDMAMVFQDYDHHAIVATVKCPQGHQNTAWQVFLPTGPLAFLPLASKHDGEDLCSIVYSTAPYDAKRLLELDADDFAKELTAASDGKLGAISLMSERAAYPLTMRLAQDFVKERVILVGDAAHTIHPLAGQGVNLGLLDAAALAQTLQPELVDAVAESDSLYDVKALKAFARWRKAEASEMITAMAAIKQAFTPQQEGFKVLRGLGMNIINQLPFAKKHLIAQALGLKDGLPSLAYSKK
- the gcvT gene encoding glycine cleavage system aminomethyltransferase GcvT, which translates into the protein MTNKTVLHAKHLEAGAKMVDFYGWDMPINYGSQIEEHHAVRTDAGMFDVSHMTIVDVQGSDAKAFLRRLVINDVEKLATPGKALYTGMCNEEGGVIDDLIIYFFTETDYRLVVNSATREKDLAWMSKQSEGFDITITERPEFGMLAVQGPQAKAKVATLLTDAEKEAVADMKPFYGVQVGDLFIATTGYTGEDGYEIIVPDSAAEDFWQKLLDAGVRPCGLGARDTLRLEAGMNLYGLDMDESVSPLAANMAWTISWEPEERNFIGREVLAAQRAAGDQPKLVGLVLEEKGVLRSHQRVVTEFGDGEITSGTFSPTLEHSVALARVPRSVKVGDTVEVEMRKKLVKVTVTKPSFVRNGKKVF